Below is a window of Clostridium sp. JN-1 DNA.
GTATTGGACTTCTTCTTACATCAAAGGCATCTTCTCTTGCAATGTTATATATTACAGCAGGTATTATCTTAGGAGCAGCAGATGGTATAGGATATATTACTTCACTTTCTAATGCTATAAAATGGTTTCCTGAAAAAAAAGGACTTATATCAGGTATTTCTGTAGGAGCTTATGGAACAGGAAGTTTAATATTCAAGTATTTAAATGGAGGACTTATTTCTTCAAAGGGAATATCACAAGCTTTTATATGGTGGGGAATAATTGCAATGGCTTTAATAATTGTAGGAGCTCAGTTTTTGAAAGATGCACCTGTTGAGCCAAATACCAATTCCAATAATTTGGTAGGTAATGTTGAAAACGTTAATTTTACTGTAGGTGAAATGCTTAGAACAAAAGAAGCTTATCTTTTATTTATAGTTTTCTTTAGTGCAGCTATGAGCGGACTTTATATGATAGGCAGTGTTAAAGATATAGGAATGCAGCTTGCTGGATTAGATGCTGTAACTGCTGCTAATGCTGTAGCATTAGTTGCTATATTCAATACTGTAGGAAGGCTTGTACTTGGAACTTTATCAGATAAGCTTGGAAGGATTAAAGTAGTGCAATTTTCTATTATAGTAACGGTTGTGTCAGTATTTACTTTGAGTTCCGTACATTTGAATTTTGGAATTTTCTTTACCTGCGTAAGCGCAATTGCTTTCTGTTTTGGAGGAAATGTTACAGTATATCCAACTATAGTAGGAGAATTCTTTGGACTTAAAAATCAGACTAAAAATTATGGAATTATATATCAAGGATTTGGAATAGGAGCTTTATCAGGATCTTTTATATCAGTTTTAGTGGGAGGATTTAAACCTACGTTTTTGATTATAGGTGTACTTTGTATTATTTCTGTAGTAATACTTGCAGTGATAAAACCACCAAAGAAAGAGGAGCAAACTTCTACAAATTCACATACATGTGCGGCAGCTTAAGTCAATTTATATCTTGTATATATATTATGTGAATAGAAATTTTATTTAAAAGTAAATATGTTTAAGTGACAACTTGAAATTAGAAATCCTATAAAGGCGATCGTGAGTTGTCACTTTTTTTATGAAGATATTCATTTCAAATTTATCTTTAGATGTGAATAAATTATGCTGAAAATGAGCAAATATACTATTATATTGGGAATTGTTAAGT
It encodes the following:
- a CDS encoding OFA family MFS transporter, translating into MENTYEGQQNRWIVILGTIIAQIGLGTIYTWSLFNQPISKQFGWPVSKVALTFSITSFALSFSTLAAGKLQEKLGIRKLTTICGFILGIGLLLTSKASSLAMLYITAGIILGAADGIGYITSLSNAIKWFPEKKGLISGISVGAYGTGSLIFKYLNGGLISSKGISQAFIWWGIIAMALIIVGAQFLKDAPVEPNTNSNNLVGNVENVNFTVGEMLRTKEAYLLFIVFFSAAMSGLYMIGSVKDIGMQLAGLDAVTAANAVALVAIFNTVGRLVLGTLSDKLGRIKVVQFSIIVTVVSVFTLSSVHLNFGIFFTCVSAIAFCFGGNVTVYPTIVGEFFGLKNQTKNYGIIYQGFGIGALSGSFISVLVGGFKPTFLIIGVLCIISVVILAVIKPPKKEEQTSTNSHTCAAA